The genomic stretch GTTTCTTTGTTTTTAAAAGAATTTGATAATTTTAAAAATGGGAATTTTGGAAAAAATAAAAGAATAATAGATAAAGTTATAAATTCAAAAGATTTAGGTAAGGTCGTATTTGTAACAGGACCATCAGAAAACATTTTTAATGTAATAGATAATTTTATATTATCTTCGAAAAAAATTCTATATATTTTCACTTTTTCGTTTACCGATAATAGAATTTTATATAATCTGGAATATTTATCTTCAAAAAATATAGATGTAAAAATTATAGCTGATAATTGGAATATAAAAAACTACTCTAATTTAAAGTATTTAAAAAGCGTAAAATATACTATTTCAAAAAAATATAGAAATATGCATTTAAAGGTGTTAATAAATGAAAACGGTGTTTTACTCGGAAGTTATAATTTAACTTATAGAGCCAGAGAAAAAAATGATGAGTTCATTATTATTTTATACAATAAAAATATACAAAAGACTATGTTAGATTTATTCAACAAATTATGGAGTGAGGAAAAATATGAATAAAAAAACTTTTTTTATCTCTTTTATGGTTGTTATTATTGTTACTATATATATAATAAATAAACCTATAAAAATAGGAATAATAGGAAATTTTAGTGGTGATGAAACTTTTACAACACAAGATGTGGTAAGAAGTGTGAATTTATTCTTAAGTGAAAACAAACAAGTTAAACTAAAAATATATTATGAAGACGCCAGCGGTAATCCTGATAGTGCTTTAGTTGCTTATAATAATTTAAAAAAGAAAAATATAAAAATTATACTATTCTCGACAGATTCCACATCATTTAAACCTATATATCCCTTATTAAAAAAAGATAAGATACTTGGAATAGGTATTTCTATCAGCCATGATTCTTATACCAATGAAGATGATTGGTTTATAAGAGTTT from Marinitoga hydrogenitolerans DSM 16785 encodes the following:
- a CDS encoding phospholipase D-like domain-containing protein, which produces MYKFFILIFILFAHIIFSYEIFITPSYKIYNFIKEKTILSDNLKFASLSINSPFLELLDTNKSSGYIEYENLYFKSYNILPDKNLEGYLHEKFIIFDNNSVLFGTGNFTKGSIFEDLNIFIYSEDKNIVSLFLKEFDNFKNGNFGKNKRIIDKVINSKDLGKVVFVTGPSENIFNVIDNFILSSKKILYIFTFSFTDNRILYNLEYLSSKNIDVKIIADNWNIKNYSNLKYLKSVKYTISKKYRNMHLKVLINENGVLLGSYNLTYRAREKNDEFIIILYNKNIQKTMLDLFNKLWSEEKYE